DNA from Nitrospira sp.:
AATGGTATCCGCCCTTCCGGGCCACCTCCACCTCGAAGTTCGACGCCGTCGTCGTGCTGGCGGGAGGCGTCTTTACGAAGGGGTCGCTCCGGCCGGCGGACGATGTCTCGGATGCCTCGCGGCAACGCACGACTTGCGGCGTAGACCTGTGGCGCCAAGGCCTTGCTCCGAAGCTGCTACTCACCGGTGGAGACGCCACCGTGTTTCGGGTCGGAACCTTGGAATCCCACGAGATGAAACGGTGGGCCCAACGTCTCGGTGTGCCGGAATCGGCCATCCTCATCGATGAGAAGTCCCGCACCACCTATGAAAACGCCGTCCAGAGCAAGGCTCTCCTGGGGTCCGGGCATATCCTCTTGGTGACCGCCGCCTACCACCTTCCCCGCGCGGTGGGCCTGTTCGAAAAACAAGGCTTCGTCGTGACGCCTGCCGCCTGCGGCTATGAAGCAAAACATACCCCTCGACAGACCTGGGAACAGAAGACCCTCTTCGATTTCCTCCCCACCTCCAAAGCCTTGCTCGTCACCACACAGGCCGTCGACGAACTCGCCGGCATCATGGTCTATTGGATCGCCGGGAAGTGGTAAGGCCTGTGACCCGTCAGTGAGCCGACTCCAAGCGATAGACCCCTCCCCCATGGTCCACCACATAGAGTTCACCCGCTTCATCTTCTCCAAAGGACGAGATCCGAAGACCTGACCGCAGCAGGACCTGCGGCCCTCCATTCACGCGCGGCTGGGCGCCAGCTTCCAGCCGCGCGCCGAAAATTTCTCCGCTGCAGTAATCTCCGTAGACATATAGGCCCTTGAGCGCTGGCCGGCTCGGCCCCCGATAGACATACCCGCCGGTAATCGAACAGCGTCCCGCCTCATGCCCGTATTCGAGAATCGGAAGTTGAAGCCCCGGCCTGTCGCAGCCCGTTTGAGGAGAAAAACAATGCCGTCCCTCCATCAGGCGCCAGCCATAGTTTCCCCCCCGCACCACCAGGTCCACTTCTTCCCATAAATACTGTCCCACATCACCAACCCACAAGGAGCCGGTCTCGCGGTCGAACGAGAAACGCCAGGGATTACGAAGACCGATCGCATAGATCTCCGGGCGGCCGCCGCCTGAGGCATAGGGATTGTCGGCAGGAATCGCATAGGGCTCACCTCGATTCACATCGAGACGGAGAATCTTCCCCAACAGTTCGTTCGGATTCTGGCCGCGATCATCCGGATCGCCGCGCCCGCCCCCGTCGCCTCGCCCGATGTAGAGCGTCCCGTCGGGGCTGAAGGCGATCATGCCCCCGTTGTGATTGGCGAAGGGTTGCGGCACGACCATGAGCCGGCGCTCCTGTCGATCCGCCTGATCGGCTTGGGAGCCCCGTCGATATTCAGCCACCACGGTCGCACCATCCGGCTGCCTGGTATAACTCACGAACAGACGCCCATTACGCGCATAGTCCGGATGAAAGGCCAGCCCGAGCAATCCCCGTTCTCCTCCGGCCAGCACCAGGTTGCTGATGTCGAGAAAGGGGGCGGGCTGCAAGGTCCCCTGCGACAGGAGACAGATCCGGCCACCCTGCTCGACGATGAACAGGCGGCCACTGCCGTCTCCCGCATGGGTGACATAGAGGGGCTGGACCAATCCCGCAGTCACGATCGGCGTCACGGCAAGCATCGGCAGGCCGTCGGATCGAGGCTGGGTCTGTCCTTCAACGGGAGCCGTCCCAGCCAAAAAGATCAAGGCCGGCAGGGCCAGACGGAGCAGTCGTGCCCCTCTCTCCCGCATGGTCAGTCTCCGTTCGGCTCCTGTTCGAGATAGTCAATCACGGATGCGTAGGTCAATTCGCGAATGCGCACCTTGGAAGAACCGGGCGGGCCGAGGTTGCTCTCAAGCCAAACCCGCTCGGCGATCTGGGCACGAGCCTCGTTGCAGCGCCGCCACATCTCATGCAGCAATTCGATCGGCAATCCGACTTGCACGCCTTCCGACTCGATGCGGTCGTCTAAAATCGCCAGCAAGTCGGCGATGGCATGGTCCGGCTGGTAGGGCGGCACGGAGAAGCCGAAGGCCTGCTGAGCCTGCGACTCTTGTCGAGCCTGCTCGACCAGATCCTGCATGTACTCTTTCAACAATCCGATGATGTGGCCGGACAAACGCATCGGCGACAGATTATCCGCAACATTCCCCGCGGAGCAAGGCATGTTTCGATGGGGCCTCGGTTGACCGCCGATTCGGTGGTTCTCTATGATGGTGCTGCAAGAGCTGCGTCAGGCGCCATCGCCCATCGGATCACGCCAGGAATCGGTCATCGACGCCAGTGACGAACCAAACGCTCGTCGAACATTTTGAAATTTCTCTCCAGACTCCGTGCGGAGAGGTCACGACCGCCGTGGGCGTGCCGACGAGCTTCGTCCCGGTCACGGCCATCCTGCCGCTCATGCGCAGCCTCGGCGAAGAGGTCCAGACGATGGAACAGCGCCGGCTGGTCGAAGCCGGCCAGACAGTGTCCTGTCAGAAAGGTTGTGCCGCCTGTTGCAGGATGCTCGTGCCCATCTCAGCGCCTGAAGCCCTCGCGCTGGCAGACACAGTCGATCGGCTGGAGCAAAATGAACGGAATCGCCTTCTGGCAAAGATCGACCTCGCCAAGCAGCGCCTGGCGCGAGTCGGTATCTTAAACCAACTGTCCGCATTGGCCGAATCCACGGCCCCGGTCGACGATGAAGCTGTTGAGCCGTTGAATCGGGCGTACTATGCGCTCCGCATGCCCTGTCCCTTTCTGGAGAACGAGGTCTGCAGCATCTACGCAGACCGACCGGCTGCCTGCCGCGAACTGGCCGTCACGTCGCCTGCCGTAGAGTGCCAGGACATGACCAGCGCGACGATCCGGGCTGTTCCCGTGGCCGTTCGAATCAGCACAGCCTTGAGTCTCCTCTGGGCGGAATTGACCGCGACTGCGCCCCGGCTCATTCCGCTCCCGCTGGCCGTCGACTGGGCGCAACGCCATCAAGCCGAACAGGATCGCCGATGGGCCGGCACGGACCTGTTCGAAAAGGCCCTCGACAAAATCTGGCGGTACCTCAGCCAGGAAAAGGCCCGCCGCGAGAGCGGGCAATGAAGAATTAGAAATTAGGAATGATGAATTAGGAATTCCACCGATCAAAGCCATTCAGCATTCATCATTTAACATTCATAATTTTTCGAAAGGGGCTTATGCAGAATCCCGTGATTGTCTGTCTGGATCTTGAAGGCGTGCTCGTGCCGGAGA
Protein-coding regions in this window:
- a CDS encoding putative membrane protein, which encodes MDLTPLWFGVYKLVKHLLYPLSWITIAGLLTLLTAWLPVTPRRTTWVRRFAFCTLLLLLLSSTPLLSAMYIALLEEWYPPFRATSTSKFDAVVVLAGGVFTKGSLRPADDVSDASRQRTTCGVDLWRQGLAPKLLLTGGDATVFRVGTLESHEMKRWAQRLGVPESAILIDEKSRTTYENAVQSKALLGSGHILLVTAAYHLPRAVGLFEKQGFVVTPAACGYEAKHTPRQTWEQKTLFDFLPTSKALLVTTQAVDELAGIMVYWIAGKW
- a CDS encoding Transcriptional regulator, GntR family domain / Aspartate aminotransferase, with amino-acid sequence MTNQTLVEHFEISLQTPCGEVTTAVGVPTSFVPVTAILPLMRSLGEEVQTMEQRRLVEAGQTVSCQKGCAACCRMLVPISAPEALALADTVDRLEQNERNRLLAKIDLAKQRLARVGILNQLSALAESTAPVDDEAVEPLNRAYYALRMPCPFLENEVCSIYADRPAACRELAVTSPAVECQDMTSATIRAVPVAVRISTALSLLWAELTATAPRLIPLPLAVDWAQRHQAEQDRRWAGTDLFEKALDKIWRYLSQEKARRESGQ